In Polaribacter sp. L3A8, a genomic segment contains:
- a CDS encoding peptidase domain-containing ABC transporter — protein MKINKIHTQQQDQSDCGIICLQTILKHHNSYISLQKLREYSGTSKQGTTMLGLMQCGNKIGFEIKGYESTITALKENKTPAILHTLFEEKLQHYIVCFGYDSKKEMFIISNPANSKIEYINEKELETIWQSKALLLCKETEKLIKKKEEKKQKWQWVYKYIKEDVNLLSMSLFLGIILAILSLATAVYSQKLIDVLLPSKDTFKIIASICLLFFLFSIQVFFGYLRGLFLIRQTKNYNIRVIHFFYNNLLKLPKTFFDTRKIGDMVARMNDTSRIQKTISKIIGSIVIDILLVIIVSIAIFNYNTTLGYITLLWIPLLTVVVLFFSPKIKQQQQKVMQSYSRNESNYIDTINGIETIKNNNKELFFAKETNSIYKLFQKAIYDLNRLSLNYATISELISIFFIIGTLSYSVYLVLNNELTAGVIIAILQLVSMLMASTSNLALVNIEIQEAKVAFNRMYEFTSIEEENKGGIPLKKINSLEIKNLSFRFAGRKELFKDINISVNKNECIAIVGESGSGKSTLGQVLQKFYPFENGEILINNQYNLPNINTEDWRNIIGIIPQDITIFSGNVITNILLGKEDTPENIENFCNQYGFTEFVNSLPQGFATILGEEGINLSGGQKQIIALMRVLYKKPQLLLLDEFTSAMDRKTEKFVLNLLKKLKSEITIIFISHRLHSLPQIADTIYVLENGVISNFGNHNQLMETTNFYSDFWKELII, from the coding sequence ATGAAAATTAACAAAATACATACCCAACAACAAGACCAATCTGATTGCGGTATTATATGTTTACAAACTATCCTTAAACATCATAACAGTTACATTTCTTTACAAAAATTAAGAGAATATAGCGGTACGTCAAAACAAGGTACAACTATGTTAGGTCTTATGCAATGTGGCAATAAAATAGGATTTGAAATAAAAGGCTATGAATCTACTATTACAGCATTAAAAGAAAACAAAACTCCGGCTATTTTACATACTCTTTTTGAAGAAAAATTACAACATTATATTGTTTGTTTTGGTTACGATTCTAAAAAAGAAATGTTTATTATAAGCAATCCTGCAAATTCAAAAATTGAATATATTAATGAAAAAGAACTAGAGACTATTTGGCAATCTAAAGCACTGCTACTTTGTAAAGAAACAGAAAAACTTATAAAGAAAAAAGAAGAAAAAAAACAAAAATGGCAATGGGTATATAAATACATTAAAGAAGATGTAAACTTACTTTCAATGTCTTTATTTTTAGGAATTATTTTAGCAATTTTAAGTTTAGCAACAGCTGTATATTCTCAAAAATTAATAGACGTTTTATTGCCCTCAAAAGACACTTTTAAAATTATTGCAAGTATTTGTCTATTATTTTTCTTATTTAGCATCCAAGTATTCTTTGGTTATTTAAGAGGTTTATTCTTAATACGTCAAACTAAAAATTATAATATAAGAGTAATTCACTTTTTTTACAATAACTTATTAAAACTCCCAAAAACATTTTTTGATACTAGAAAAATTGGAGATATGGTAGCAAGAATGAACGATACAAGTAGAATTCAAAAAACTATTTCAAAAATAATTGGAAGTATAGTAATAGATATATTATTAGTTATAATCGTTTCAATAGCAATTTTTAATTATAATACAACTCTAGGATATATTACATTATTATGGATTCCTTTACTAACAGTAGTTGTTCTTTTTTTTAGTCCAAAAATAAAACAACAACAACAAAAGGTTATGCAGTCCTATTCACGAAATGAAAGTAATTATATAGATACTATAAATGGAATAGAAACTATTAAAAATAATAACAAAGAACTTTTTTTTGCAAAAGAAACAAACTCTATTTATAAATTATTTCAAAAAGCAATTTATGATTTAAACCGTTTAAGTCTAAACTATGCAACAATAAGTGAATTAATCTCAATTTTTTTTATAATAGGAACACTTAGTTATAGTGTTTATTTAGTTTTAAACAATGAATTAACAGCAGGTGTAATTATCGCAATTTTACAATTAGTAAGTATGTTAATGGCTTCAACTTCAAATTTAGCTTTAGTTAATATTGAAATTCAAGAAGCAAAAGTAGCATTTAATAGAATGTATGAATTTACTTCCATAGAAGAAGAAAATAAAGGGGGAATTCCATTAAAAAAAATTAATTCTTTAGAAATTAAAAACCTTTCTTTTCGTTTTGCAGGTAGGAAAGAACTCTTTAAAGATATTAATATATCTGTTAATAAAAATGAATGTATTGCAATCGTTGGAGAAAGCGGAAGTGGTAAAAGTACATTAGGACAAGTACTACAAAAATTCTATCCTTTTGAAAATGGTGAAATCTTAATTAACAATCAATACAATTTACCAAATATAAACACAGAAGATTGGCGAAATATTATTGGTATCATTCCACAGGACATAACCATATTTAGTGGAAATGTAATCACAAATATCTTGTTAGGTAAAGAAGATACTCCAGAAAATATTGAGAATTTTTGTAACCAATATGGTTTTACAGAATTTGTAAATAGTTTACCTCAAGGCTTTGCTACTATTTTAGGCGAAGAAGGTATTAATTTATCTGGTGGGCAAAAACAAATCATTGCTTTAATGAGAGTTTTGTATAAAAAACCTCAATTATTATTATTAGATGAATTTACATCAGCAATGGACAGAAAAACAGAAAAATTTGTATTAAACTTATTAAAGAAACTAAAATCTGAAATAACTATTATTTTCATTTCTCATAGGTTACATTCATTACCTCAAATTGCAGATACAATTTATGTATTAGAAAATGGAGTAATTTCTAATTTTGGTAATCACAATCAACTAATGGAAACCACTAACTTTTATAGTGATTTTTGGAAAGAACTTATTATTTAA